The sequence below is a genomic window from Brevibacillus agri.
TCTGCGAGCTCGCGTCCGTCGTAGGCAGCCAACGCTTCCCCGAGCCTTGTCCGGAGCCGCTCTGCGGGGAGGATGGCGATAAACACGGCAGGCAGCAGGCTGACCGAGCGTCCGCTGTTTTCCGACGAGGTCACGACGACCGTTCCGGTATGCGCGACGCCGCAATCGACGAGCGCGATGCCGATATCGGCTTGGGCTGCCTGTGCCAGCAGCACGTCGCGATTGGCTGGATGCCAGACGGTGAAGGTGGAGTCGGGCAAGCTCTCGGATAGCCCGAGCGCGAGCAGCTCTGGCTGGTTTTGCAAAAGAAACTGGCGGGCCTTCAGTTCGGCCGCTTTTTCCACGATGAACTGTTTGGCTTCACGCATGGTCGCAAAACGGCAGAAGTGTCCGCCAGCTTTTTGCCAATTGTCGCGGAAAAGCGCGATCTTGTCCTCCAGCGCAAGCGCGTGGGTTCGCCAAAAATCAGGAGCGCCTTTGTACGGGTGCACAGGCGGCGAAGCGGGCATCGGCCTGCCCAGTCGGTTTGTAATCATTTGAATGAAGGCTTTTTGCGCGTCACTCATGGTCGTCGACTCTCCTTTCGCGTTTGCGCAGCTCCTCTTCCAGCCGGGCTTGTAGCTGCGGGCTTAGTTCCTTGCGTTCGTCGCCGAGCACGTGCGCCAGGGCAGGCCACTTTTCGCGAAAAGACTGCGCATGAGTCGCAGGCGTGTGCCGATACTTGCTCCAGCCTTGCAAGGGTCCGCGCTTCGCTTTGATGGCAAAGTCGTGCAGCCCCAGCTTTTGCCCGAGCCTGCCCAGCGTAAGGACTCGCCTGAGCCGTCTGTGGTCGGACATGATGTAGCCAAAGCCTTTCATGGCCCATGCTTCTTCGGGGGCGGTATTGCCTGCTTCTGCCTTGCGCTTGCGCAAGTAGACGAGCATGTCGTGCAGCGGAATTTTGACCGGGCACGCTTCGTAGCAGGCGCCGCACAGGCT
It includes:
- a CDS encoding LutC/YkgG family protein, with the protein product MSDAQKAFIQMITNRLGRPMPASPPVHPYKGAPDFWRTHALALEDKIALFRDNWQKAGGHFCRFATMREAKQFIVEKAAELKARQFLLQNQPELLALGLSESLPDSTFTVWHPANRDVLLAQAAQADIGIALVDCGVAHTGTVVVTSSENSGRSVSLLPAVFIAILPAERLRTRLGEALAAYDGRELADFPAGIHFISGPSRSADIENDLTIGVHGPGVVFVLLVG